The proteins below come from a single Bactrocera dorsalis isolate Fly_Bdor chromosome 5, ASM2337382v1, whole genome shotgun sequence genomic window:
- the LOC105225170 gene encoding uncharacterized protein LOC105225170, which produces MENLLLITLNNAISLAETSATSNSLIIAKNVIKNQRRLAVLACRYENKRRVLKIKRFYKSIPSMENDVFYSHFGMKKSTFKILLNMLRPYWVSKSTGRIGVSLEKALYATLWKLSHNASFSDVSNRFDMAIGTSYKICIKTIKEICCLKKDVIKFPTTVAAQKQKCDEFSAKHRQPFPNVIGCIDVMHISISQPVKDSISFYNNTGNYSVVLQAIVDGNLKFMDVFIGYPGRCHDAAIWEMSPIRKSIVKGELKICSGCHLLGDSTYPLESFLMVPYKDNGSLTPKQIKYNKILCSTRAHAEQAFGTLKRKFRILKHIDVHQAHLPKTITLACIILHNIIIENEGHKADVISEEEEEETSNNENNFSRLPTASQLREEAKNKRDAIVTLLTT; this is translated from the exons atggaaaatttattattaattacattaaataatGCCATTTCTTTGGCCGAAACTAGTGCTACTAGTAATAgtttaataattgcaaaaaacgTTATAAAAAACCAACGAAGGTTGGCGGTCTTAGCTTGtagatatgaaaataaaagaagagttctaaaaataaaaagattttataagAGCATTCCGAGTATGGAGAATGATGTTTTCTATTCACATTTTGGAAtgaaaaaatcaacatttaag ATTCTTCTAAACATGTTGAGACCATATTGGGTGTCAAAGAGCACTGGACGTATTGGAGTTTCACTGGAAAAGGCGCTCTATGCAACTTTGTGGAAACTGAGCCACAACGCTTCATTTAGTGATGTTAGCAACAGGTTCGATATGGCAATTGGAACCagctataaaatatgtattaaaactataaaagagaTTTGCTGTTTAAAAAAAGATGTCATAAAATTTCCGACTACTGTtgcagcacaaaaacaaaaatgtgacgAATTTTCAGCTAAACACCGCCAACCGTTTCCAAATGTCATTGGCTGCATAGATGTTATGCACATTTCCATTTCACAACCAGTTAAGGACAGCATTAGTTTCTATAATAACACGGGGAACTATTCAGTTGTTCTGCAA gcAATTGTGGATGGTAACCTTAAGTTCATGGATGTGTTTATTGGCTATCCCGGACGTTGTCATGATGCCGCTATATGGGAAATGAGTCCGATTAGAAAGTCAATAGTTAAGGgcgaattaaaaatttgttccgGCTGTCATTTACTAGGAGATTCCACATATCCCTTAGAAAGCTTTCTAATGGTTCCTTATAAGGATAATGGTTCTTTAACACCTAAACAAattaagtataataaaattCTATGCTCAACGAGGGCGCATGCAGAACAGGCGTTTGGaactttgaaaagaaaatttcgtATTTTGAAGCATATTGATGTGCACCAAGCACATTTACCAAAAACTATCACATTAGCTTGTATAATTcttcataatattattattgaaaatgagGGACATAAAGCCGACGTCATTAgtgaagaggaagaagaagagacGTCTAATAACGAAAACAACTTTTCACGATTACCAACTGCAAGTCAATTGAGAGAAGAAGCCAAAAATAAACGGGACGCCATTGTCACTTTATTAACTACATAA
- the LOC105225147 gene encoding N-acetylgalactosaminyltransferase 6 — translation MRYSHYINVVRLLIFLIIGAVLFLLVNQWIYTREALEGLEIELIQKTPYWQRSHKRELKDWHDVEAMASDAARNGLGEHGKPAYITNLSKRKLEHDLSKKNGFNALLSDMISVNRSLPDIRDQGCQKLKYFADLPTVSIIIPFYNEHFSALVRSVHSIINRTPAELIKEIILVDDFSDVSNLKKPLDEYVEQNFPKVDIIRFRKRQGLIAARLAGAVKAVADVLVFMDSHVEVNYNWLPPLLHEIVLNKRTAVCPMIDVIEDATFEYTAQDEGARGAFDWILDYKRLPLLESAKKNRTQPFENPIMAGGLFAISREWFWELDGYDDGLDIWGGEQYELSFKIWMCGGRLLDVPCSRVGHIFRSDNWTGVSEDRKEDYLHKNYKRVAEVWMDDYKNYVYKHARGIYEKLDAGDLTKQLALREKLHCKSFKWFIENVAFDLVKTYPPKGITDFAYGQVRSVGAPKFCLDTLGRPDYRIVGVKDCEATSIFPSRRQDWSLSEDHDLRMRGEEYCLQTADHKPDSQVLLYDCSYGNKNQLWYYNRRRKWLVYGPKRLFCLEARPASKHVVVNRCRTNFPLMQWDFVHVNNTLLDTYFETMP, via the exons ATGCGCTATTCACATTATATAAATGTCGTGCGATTGctaatatttctaataatcGGTGCCGTACTATTTCTGCTCGTTAATCAATGGATATATACAAGAGAAGCGCTGGAGGGGCTAGAAATTGAGTTAATACAAAAAACACCGTATTGGCAGCGAAGCCACAAAAGAGAACTTAAGGATTGGCATGATGTCGAAGCCATGGCCAGCGATGCAGCACGAAATGGATTAGGCGAACATGGCAAACCTGCGTACATTACGAATCTTTCAAAGCGGAAGTTAGAGCATGACTTAAGCAAGAAGAACGGATTTAATGCTTTGCTGTCCGATATGATTTCTGTCAATCGGTCGTTGCCTGATATACGTGATCAGGG CTGCCAAAAGCTGAAATATTTCGCCGATTTACCCACTGTCAGTATAATAATACCGTTCTACAATGAACACTTCAGCGCCTTGGTGCGTTCTGTACACAGTATCATCAATCGTACACCAGCCGAATTGATTAAAGAAATAATACTCGTCGATGATTTCAGTGACGTTAGCAATTTGAAGAAACCACTCGACGAGTATGTGGAGCAAAATTTTCCTAAAGTGGATATTATACGCTTTCGTAAGCGGCAAGGCCTCATTGCGGCGCGCCTAGCTGGTGCCGTTAAGGCTGTCGCTGATGTGCTGGTTTTTATGGACTCACACGTGGAGGTCAATTACAATTGGTTGCCGCCGCTGCTGCATGAAATAGTTCTGAACAAACGCACCGCGGTATGCCCCATGATCGATGTGATTGAGGACGCTACATTCGAGTATACTGCACAAGATGAGGGGGCGCGTGGCGCTTTCGATTGGATACTTGACTATAAACGACTGCCGTTGCTCGAAAGTGCTAAGAAGAATCGCACACAACCATTCGAGAACCCAATCATGGCAGGTGGTTTATTCGCGATATCCAGAGAATGGTTTTGGGAGTTGGACGGTTATGATGACGGTTTGGACATTTGGGGTGGTGAACAGTATGAGTTGAGTTTTAAGATTTGGATGTGTGGTGGTCGGTTATTGGACGTGCCATGCTCGCGTGTCGGACACATTTTTCGCAGTGACAATTGGACTGGCGTATCGGAAGACCGCAAAGAAGATTACTTGCATAAG aatTACAAACGCGTTGCGGAGGTGTGGATGGACGATTACAAGAACTATGTATACAAGCATGCGCGCGGTATTTATGAAAAACTTGATGCGGGTGATTTAACGAAGCAATTAGCTTTGCGTGAGAAATTGCATTGCAAGTCATTCAAGTGGTTTATCGAAAATGTCGCCTTTGACTTGGTGAAAACATATCCACCAAAAGGCATCACCGATTTCGCTTATGGTCAGGTGAGAAGCGTGGGCGCGCCGAAATTTTGTCTCGACACCTTAGGCCGACCCGATTACAGAATCGTTGGAGTTAAAGATTGCGAAGCGACAAGCATATTCCCAAGTCGGAGACAAGATTGGTCGCTAAGTGAAGACCATGACTTGCGTATGCGTGGCGAAGAATATTGCCTACAAACGGCTGACCATAAACCAGATTCTCAAGTCTTGCTTTATGACTGCAGCTATGGTAATAAGAATCAATTATGGTATTACAATCGTCGGCGTAAGTGGCTGGTTTATGGTCCAAAAAGACTATTTTGTCTGGAAGCTCGGCCCGCATCCAAACATGTTGTAGTCAATAGGTGTCGCACGAATTTTCCATTAATGCAATGGGACTTTGTTCATGTTAATAACACTTTGTTGGATACCTATTTCGAAACCATGCCATAA
- the LOC105225148 gene encoding uncharacterized protein LOC105225148, producing the protein MEDSPKNDKKWTHERKKLLINVRLSHESNFATKTKRSTIWQKIRRDILKKDNTFPFSLDEIMRCYTNLLGTYKRIKRRSATSGKAATNWEFFEEMDEVYGTRCSVVVPKNTVKRSLEPTENENSSSSPSPSPSASPDVTDTIRIRKRKRNEVIAFLASESEKQEKLFETLVATEKEKIRIEKEKLLELKAIRKLYERILERNIDII; encoded by the exons atggaGGACTCGCCAAAAAA TGATAAAAAGTGGACGCACGAGCGCAAAAAGTTGCTTATCAACGTACGACTCAGCCACGAAAGTAATTTCGCAACTAAAACAAAACGTAGCACAATTTGGCAGAAAATTAGGCGGGATATACTGAAAAAAGACAATACTTTTCCATTTTCTCTCGATGAAATAATGCGCTGCTACACCAACTTGTTGGGCACATATAAGCGAATAAAGAGAAGAAGCGCAACGTCCGGCAAAGCTGCCACCAATTGGGAGTTCTTTGAGGAAATGGACGAAGTTTACGGCACACGCTGCAGCGTCGTTGTACCTAAGAATACGGTGAAACGTTCTTTAGAACCAACAGAAAATGAAAACTCTTCTTCATCGCCTTCGCCTTCTCCTTCGGCATCCCCAGATGTCACGGATACGATAAGAATCCGAAAACGTAAACGAAATGAAGTTATTGCTTTCTTGGCATCCGAATCCGAAAAACAAGAGAAATTGTTTGAGACGCTGGTGGCGAcagagaaagaaaaaataaggattgaaaaggaaaaattgttGGAGCTAAAAGCCATACGGAAATTGTATGAACGCATTTTAGAACGCAATATCGACATTatctaa
- the LOC105225146 gene encoding N-acetylgalactosaminyltransferase 6, producing MRRRNVKWILKAAILLILSFILFLLITSWISSSPYRNKLPILTPNRAENLRAHKKNSEDVDNAAESEVEAPKLPRLNNDVSRENRQLLMPNNLKKDWHDILAMERDQKRVGLGEGGVRAALNDESQKDLEQKMSLENGFNALLSDSISVNRSLPDIRYEGCKNKKYLAKLPSVSIIIPFYNEHLGVLMRSVHSLINRSPPELLKEIILVDDFSDREYLFEQLEQYVAENFPKVQIVRLKERTGLIGARMAGARHATADVLIFLDSHIEANYNWLPPLLEPIAKNKRISVCPFIDVIDHSNFEYRAQDEGARGAFDWEFYYKRLPLLPEDLEDRTKPFRSPVMAGGLFAISSEFFWELGGYDEGLDIWGGEQYELSFKIWMCGGELLDAPCSRVGHIYRGPRNSQPSPRKSDYLHRNYKRVAEVWMDEYKTYLYDHGQGVYENIDPGDLSQQKAIREKLKCKSFKWFMENVAFDLPKKYPPVEPPDYAFGAIQSVAEPTLCVDTMGKPRHSKIGLYPCAPNLKKPQRNQNWALSWHKDLRLRFKTDCLDVQQQPPNAPVWLWDCHGMGGNQFWYYDRAEKWLIAGKGSERCLQAAPSKRAIYINRCDSDDPYMKWNFGNVNNTALDLFFVQAPNNA from the exons ATGCGTCGTCGAAATGTAAAATGGATTTTAAAAGCAGCTATATTATTGATTTTATCATTCATTTTGTTCCTTCTGATCACGAGTTGGATATCTTCAAGCCCCTATAGAAATAAATTGCCCATTTTGACGCCAAACCGTGCTGAAAATTTGCGTgcgcataaaaaaaattctgaggACGTGGACAATGCCGCAGAAAGCGAAGTTGAAGCACCAAAACTGCCACGATTGAATAATGATGTGAGTAGGGAAAACCGTCAATTGTTGATGCCAAATAATCTCAAAAAAGATTGGCATGATATTTTGGCTATGGAACGCGATCAGAAACGAGTTGGACTCGGTGAAGGCGGCGTAAGAGCTGCCCTAAACGATGAATCGCAAAAGGATTTGGAGCAGAAGATGTCTTTAGAAAATGGTTTCAATGCGTTACTTTCCGATTCCATCTCTGTAAATCGTTCACTACCTGATATTCGTTATGAAGG atgtaaaaataagaaatatcttGCTAAATTACCTTCAGTGAGCATCATAATTCCATTCTACAACGAGCATTTGGGTGTACTTATGCGTTCTGTGCATAGTCTTATAAATCGTTCGCCTCCAGAGTTGTTAAAGGAAATCATTCTAGTGGATGATTTTAGTGATCGCGAGTACTTATTCGAACAACTCGAACAATATGTGGCCGAAAACTTTCCCAAGGTACAAATCGTACGTTTGAAAGAACGTACCGGACTGATTGGTGCGCGCATGGCGGGTGCACGTCACGCTACTGCGGATGTACTTATCTTTTTGGATTCGCACATTGAGGCAAACTATAATTGGCTGCCACCGTTGTTAGAGCCGATTGCAAAAAACAAGAGAATCTCGGTGTGTCCCTTCATCGACGTTATTGATCATAGTAATTTTGAGTATAGAGCTCAAGATGAAGGTGCACGTGGCGCTTTCGACTGGGAGTTTTATTATAAACGTTTACCATTGTTACCGGAAGATTTGGAGGATAGAACAAAACCATTTAGGAGTCCTGTTATGGCTGGTGGTCTGTTTGCTATATCAAGTGAATTCTTTTGGGAATTAGGCGGTTATGATGAAGGCCTCGATATCTGGGGTGGTGAACAATACGAGTTGAGTTTCAAGATTTGGATGTGTGGTGGTGAACTTTTGGATGCACCCTGTTCACGTGTTGGTCACATATATAGAGGTCCACGTAATTCACAACCCAGTCCACGAAAAAGTGATTACTTGCACAGA aaCTACAAACGTGTCGCTGAGGTGTGGATGGACGAATACAAGACATATTTATATGATCATGGTCAAGGTGTATATGAAAACATTGATCCGGGTGATTTAAGCCAACAGAAAGCGATACGTGAAAAACTCAAATGCAAGTCCTTCAAATGGTTCATGGAGAATGTGGCATTTGATTTGCCTAAAAAATATCCACCGGTTGAGCCGCCCGATTACGCTTTTGGCGCTATACAAAGTGTGGCTGAGCCAACTCTTTGTGTAGATACAATGGGTAAACCGCGTCATTCAAAAATCGGTCTCTATCCGTGTGCACCGAATCTGAAGAAACcgcaaagaaatcaaaattggGCTTTAAGCTGGCACAAAGATTTGCGTTTACGCTTCAAAACCGACTGTTTAGATGTGCAACAGCAACCGCCAAATGCACCCGTATGGCTTTGGGACTGTCACGGTATGGGTGGAAATCAGTTTTGGTATTATGATCGCGCTGAAAAATGGCTTATTGCTGGTAAGGGCAGTGAACGTTGCTTGCAGGCAGCGCCAAGTAAACGCGCAATTTATATTAACCGCTGCGATTCGGATGATCCCTATATGAAATGGAATTTCGGTAACGTGAATAACACAGCGTTAGACTTGTTTTTTGTACAAGCGCCGAATAATGCATAG